The following coding sequences lie in one Flagellimonas eckloniae genomic window:
- a CDS encoding phytoene desaturase family protein, whose product MKKVIIIGSGFSSLSASCYMAKAGYDVSVFEKNSTVGGRARQLKREGFTFDIGPSWYWMPDIFDKFFADFGKKTSDYYQLDKLNPAYKIFFDDDIITIEDSMDKICREFERIESGSSSHLRDFIGKAQENYDIAINKVVLKPGLSPLELVTKETVFRVDQFFKTISQEVRKRFKNPKLISTLEFPVLFLGAKPSKTPSFYSFMNFADFGLGTWHPKGGMYEIIKAMKNLAEELGVKIHTENNVTKILVSEGKVSGIHTNGKNVVADFVISGADYHHSETLLDDKYKQYSENYWDSKVYAPSSLLFYIGFDKKLKNLEHHNLFFDTDFEKHAQEIYDDPKWPSNPLFYANFPSITDKSMAPDGCENGFFLVPIAPDLEDTPQLRKQYFDIIMDRFEKRTGQDVKNSIIFKESFCVNDFIEQYNSYKGNAYGMANTLKQTAFLRPNLRSSKVKNLFFTGQLTVPGPGVPPSLISGKLVSDLIIKKT is encoded by the coding sequence ATGAAGAAAGTAATCATCATAGGTTCTGGTTTTTCGTCCCTATCTGCTTCCTGCTATATGGCAAAAGCTGGTTATGATGTCTCTGTTTTTGAAAAAAACAGTACCGTTGGTGGGCGTGCAAGACAATTAAAAAGAGAAGGATTTACGTTTGATATTGGGCCTAGTTGGTATTGGATGCCCGATATTTTTGATAAGTTTTTCGCGGATTTTGGTAAAAAAACTTCAGACTATTACCAACTGGATAAATTGAACCCAGCCTATAAAATTTTTTTTGATGACGACATCATCACCATTGAAGATTCAATGGATAAAATTTGTAGGGAGTTCGAGCGAATTGAGTCAGGTAGTAGCTCCCATTTAAGGGATTTTATAGGTAAGGCGCAAGAAAATTATGATATAGCTATAAATAAAGTTGTTTTAAAACCCGGTCTATCCCCCTTGGAATTGGTTACAAAGGAAACCGTTTTTAGAGTAGACCAATTTTTTAAGACCATCAGTCAAGAAGTCCGCAAAAGATTCAAGAATCCAAAATTAATTTCAACTTTAGAGTTTCCTGTACTTTTTTTAGGAGCCAAACCGAGTAAGACACCTTCTTTTTATAGTTTCATGAATTTTGCTGATTTTGGACTAGGCACTTGGCATCCAAAAGGGGGCATGTATGAAATCATTAAGGCCATGAAGAATTTGGCGGAAGAATTAGGGGTGAAAATACATACCGAGAATAACGTAACCAAAATCTTGGTTTCTGAAGGAAAAGTATCTGGAATACATACCAATGGTAAAAATGTAGTGGCAGATTTTGTTATCAGTGGTGCTGATTACCACCACTCGGAGACTCTTTTGGACGATAAATACAAGCAATATTCTGAAAACTATTGGGATAGTAAAGTCTATGCCCCTTCCTCCTTGCTTTTTTATATTGGTTTTGATAAAAAATTAAAAAACCTAGAACACCATAATCTCTTTTTTGACACCGATTTTGAAAAACACGCCCAAGAAATTTATGACGACCCCAAATGGCCCAGTAACCCATTATTTTACGCAAACTTTCCGTCCATCACAGACAAATCAATGGCTCCCGATGGATGTGAAAATGGATTTTTCCTTGTTCCCATAGCTCCAGACTTGGAAGATACTCCCCAATTAAGGAAGCAATACTTCGACATTATTATGGATAGATTTGAAAAACGCACAGGGCAAGATGTTAAAAATTCCATTATATTTAAAGAGAGCTTTTGTGTAAATGACTTTATTGAACAATACAATTCTTATAAGGGCAATGCATATGGCATGGCAAATACACTAAAACAAACTGCCTTTTTAAGACCCAACCTTAGAAGTAGTAAAGTGAAGAATTTGTTTTTTACAGGTCAGCTTACAGTTCCGGGGCCTGGTGTCCCACCTTCCTTGATTTCCGGAAAATTAGTATCTGATTTGATAATTAAAAAGACTTAG
- a CDS encoding MerR family transcriptional regulator, with protein MNNVKKSFSIRDMENLSGIKAHTIRIWEKRYNLFTPERTSTNIRTYSLPSLQKLLNITLLYNNGYKISKIAKIEESNIPVLVREIVSNNSEKSHALNAFKLAMVNFDQTLFQNTYNSLLSERSFRDIFNEVFIPLLNELGLLWQTDTISPSHEHFISHLIKQKIYINTEKLQMVEPTQKDKVFALFLPENEIHEIGLLYLNYEIVLRGYKSIYLGQTMPIESLVDLLKYYDNVHFVSYFTVSPTKDELSAYFDQFSKTLNTSGNSKLYVLGHQIQYIDRDLLPNTIKTFNSLEHLISVI; from the coding sequence ATGAACAATGTAAAAAAATCTTTCAGCATCAGGGATATGGAAAATCTCTCCGGTATCAAAGCCCATACCATTAGAATCTGGGAAAAAAGATATAATCTATTTACGCCGGAACGCACAAGTACAAACATTAGGACATACAGTCTACCAAGTTTACAAAAGCTATTGAATATTACGTTGCTCTATAATAATGGCTATAAGATTTCCAAAATAGCCAAAATAGAAGAATCCAACATACCTGTACTTGTAAGGGAAATTGTTTCAAATAACAGTGAAAAAAGTCATGCCCTAAATGCTTTTAAATTAGCAATGGTAAACTTTGACCAAACACTTTTTCAAAACACCTATAATAGCTTACTATCAGAAAGATCATTCAGGGATATTTTCAACGAAGTATTTATTCCTCTTTTGAATGAGCTCGGGCTTTTGTGGCAAACAGATACCATTAGTCCCTCACATGAGCATTTTATATCGCATTTGATAAAGCAAAAGATATACATCAATACTGAAAAACTCCAAATGGTGGAACCTACGCAAAAAGATAAGGTTTTTGCACTTTTTCTGCCCGAAAATGAAATTCATGAAATTGGTTTGCTGTATCTCAATTACGAAATTGTGCTAAGGGGTTATAAATCCATCTATCTTGGACAGACCATGCCCATTGAAAGTCTGGTGGATTTATTGAAATATTATGACAATGTGCATTTTGTATCCTATTTTACAGTTTCTCCCACCAAAGACGAACTATCCGCATATTTCGATCAGTTTTCAAAAACCTTAAACACATCTGGTAACTCTAAACTTTATGTATTGGGTCATCAGATCCAGTATATAGACAGAGATCTTCTTCCAAACACCATAAAGACTTTCAATTCCCTTGAACATTTAATAAGCGTAATCTAA